From Bradyrhizobium sp. AZCC 1610:
CTAAGCGCGCCCCTGCTCGGGCTACCGCTAGACGACCTCGCGCGCACGCAGTTCCGCGATCGCCTTCGCGTCATAGCCGAGCGAGGCCAGCACCTCCTCGGTGTGGGCGCTGAGCGCGGGCGCCATCCGATCCAGCCGGCCGCCGCCATGGGCGAGCTGAAAGCCGCTGCCGGCAAAGCGCAGGCGCCCATAGGGCGTATCGATCTCCTGAATGGCGCCGCGCGCGGCGATCTGCGGGTGATCGATCACCTCCTCGATCTTCCAGATGCTGGCGCAGGGCGCGCCGGCGGCCTCTAGGATCTTTTCCCACTCGCGCGGGTCCTTTTTCGACAGCGCCTCCTCGATGATGGCCCGCAGCGCCGGCTCGTTTTCCTGGCGCGCAAACCAGTCGGCGAAGCGCGGGTCTTCCAGGGCATCATCACGGCCGAGCGCGGTCATCAGCGCGCGGTATTGCTTCTCGCTGTTCACCGCGAGCAGCAGATAGCCCTCGCCCGCCTTGAACAGATTGGCAGTCGGCCGGCGGCTTACCGCCTGGTTGCCGGAAAGCTGCTGGCGATGGCCGGCAACCGAGTAATCCGCGACCTGCCCGGACAGGAACGCCAGTGTCGCCTCCAGCATGGAGACATCGACCATT
This genomic window contains:
- a CDS encoding CaiB/BaiF CoA transferase family protein, with product MTRPFEGVKILDFTQVLAGPYASYQLALLGADVIKVERREGEDMRRTPLSREWAERGLAPGWQAINGNKRSLTLDLSKPEAIAIVKQLVAQADVVMENFRPGVMDKLGIGYAALSTINPRLIYCAISGFGQTGPERSGAGYDGKIQALSGIMSITGHAETGPTRAGFAVCDVLSGATAAFAVSSALFQRTHAGKGQMVDVSMLEATLAFLSGQVADYSVAGHRQQLSGNQAVSRRPTANLFKAGEGYLLLAVNSEKQYRALMTALGRDDALEDPRFADWFARQENEPALRAIIEEALSKKDPREWEKILEAAGAPCASIWKIEEVIDHPQIAARGAIQEIDTPYGRLRFAGSGFQLAHGGGRLDRMAPALSAHTEEVLASLGYDAKAIAELRAREVV